The following are from one region of the Treponema denticola genome:
- a CDS encoding type II toxin-antitoxin system RelE/ParE family toxin encodes MSPEYETWFDTLDDESKEAVLERVILLREFGPNLPRPYSDTLHGSKKYKNLKELRNKTEAHILRVAYYFDKKRNAYLLIGGDKKGKNQNKFYKDLIAESEKIIETHEREI; translated from the coding sequence ATGTCTCCGGAATATGAAACTTGGTTTGATACTTTGGATGACGAAAGTAAAGAAGCTGTGTTGGAAAGAGTAATTCTGCTGAGAGAATTTGGACCGAATCTACCGCGTCCCTATTCTGATACTTTACATGGATCAAAAAAATACAAAAATCTTAAAGAATTACGAAATAAGACGGAAGCTCATATTTTAAGAGTAGCTTATTATTTTGATAAAAAAAGAAATGCTTATCTTCTTATAGGAGGAGATAAAAAAGGGAAAAATCAAAATAAATTTTATAAGGATTTAATTGCGGAATCCGAAAAAATTATTGAAACACATGAGAGGGAAATTTGA
- a CDS encoding XRE family transcriptional regulator, translating into MKDAIKIMESKMNPESVKRAYIKAEQDIMAIRLAQLREGQNIKQSEMANFSQSSVSKIEKRKDLKISTLIDYLDSLGMGLEIITYPKYSDAEGTVLLRI; encoded by the coding sequence ATGAAAGATGCTATTAAAATAATGGAAAGTAAAATGAATCCTGAATCAGTAAAAAGAGCTTATATAAAAGCTGAACAAGATATTATGGCGATAAGACTGGCTCAGCTTCGAGAAGGGCAAAATATAAAACAATCCGAGATGGCTAATTTTTCTCAATCTTCGGTATCAAAAATTGAAAAAAGAAAAGATTTGAAGATTTCTACATTAATCGATTATTTAGATTCCCTTGGAATGGGGCTGGAAATTATAACCTATCCAAAATATTCGGATGCAGAAGGTACCGTTTTATTGAGAATTTAG
- a CDS encoding ABC transporter ATP-binding protein, translating into MKTEKGYNKKRHNKGLNRRAFLLLFKKAPLFFISVLGEKVFTSFLPFIGIFFSARIINELVLIYSGNGDLSKIKSLVLLSLILTAVCMLVSSLFKRWANYEGRSVDYKLQDIYVQKFLSMDFQDVESAKTNEIYTRIWQNTNYAGWGLEKILWIYPKCSTHITSVITSAALSISLFSFKVQSPELTFLNNPLFIFVILFSIVLLILIPAKLQTMSDSYWAIVSDDATEGNRVFSFFFRLFNEKNRAMDVRMYGQQKEGNIIRASSNIFMPGGRVSKYAKKEMGFFAFLSAFISTSLLIIIYGFVGLKALGGAFPAGNLMQYAASITALSSALTEIFTVAGEAKNNREFLKDVFEFLDIKNGMCMNNAPVNYQALDKPLIEFKNVSFAYPDSEKSVLKNLNLTLRQGERLAVVGKNGSGKTTFVKLLCRLYDPVEGEILFNGKNIKEYDYKEYLNLFSVVFQDFKLLALPLAQNISGGEAYDKLKVLEVLKNTGLDLSKFKNAEETYLYKNFDDEGVNISGGEGQKIAIARALYKDAPLIILDEPTAALDPIAEAEIYSKFDGLVKNKTSLYISHRLSSCKFCSHILVFDAGLIVQEGSHEELLAEDGLYSKLWNAQAQYYQDKS; encoded by the coding sequence ATGAAAACTGAAAAAGGATATAATAAAAAAAGACATAACAAGGGCTTGAATCGGCGGGCTTTTTTGCTTCTCTTTAAAAAGGCGCCTTTGTTTTTTATTTCCGTGCTTGGAGAAAAAGTTTTTACAAGTTTCCTACCCTTTATAGGTATTTTCTTTTCGGCAAGAATTATAAACGAGCTTGTTTTAATTTATTCGGGAAATGGAGATTTATCAAAAATCAAAAGTTTGGTTTTACTCTCCCTTATTTTAACGGCCGTCTGTATGCTCGTTTCTTCCTTATTTAAAAGATGGGCAAACTATGAAGGCCGGAGCGTGGATTATAAACTGCAAGATATCTATGTTCAAAAGTTTTTAAGCATGGACTTTCAAGATGTTGAATCCGCAAAAACAAATGAGATTTATACAAGGATATGGCAAAATACAAATTACGCAGGCTGGGGTTTAGAAAAAATTCTTTGGATCTATCCTAAATGTTCTACTCATATTACTTCCGTTATTACTTCGGCCGCATTGAGTATAAGCCTTTTTAGCTTTAAGGTTCAAAGTCCCGAATTAACCTTTTTAAACAATCCTTTGTTTATCTTTGTAATTCTTTTTAGTATCGTACTTTTAATCCTCATTCCTGCAAAGCTTCAAACAATGTCCGACTCTTACTGGGCAATTGTTTCGGATGATGCTACAGAAGGAAACAGGGTGTTTAGTTTTTTCTTTAGGCTCTTTAACGAAAAAAACCGAGCAATGGATGTGCGTATGTACGGCCAGCAAAAAGAGGGTAACATAATAAGAGCTTCCAGTAATATTTTTATGCCGGGTGGAAGGGTTTCGAAATATGCTAAAAAAGAGATGGGCTTTTTTGCCTTTTTATCGGCCTTTATTTCTACTTCTCTTTTAATAATCATTTACGGCTTTGTGGGGCTAAAGGCTTTAGGAGGAGCTTTCCCTGCCGGAAACCTCATGCAATATGCGGCAAGCATCACGGCCCTTTCTTCCGCCCTCACCGAAATCTTTACGGTTGCGGGAGAGGCAAAAAACAATAGGGAATTTTTAAAGGATGTGTTTGAGTTCTTGGATATAAAAAACGGAATGTGTATGAACAATGCTCCGGTCAATTATCAAGCGCTTGATAAGCCTCTTATAGAATTTAAAAACGTTTCCTTTGCTTATCCCGATTCCGAAAAGAGCGTTTTAAAGAATTTAAACCTTACTTTAAGGCAGGGCGAGAGGCTTGCTGTAGTCGGTAAAAACGGGAGCGGTAAGACTACATTTGTAAAACTCCTCTGCCGCTTATATGACCCTGTTGAAGGCGAAATCCTTTTTAACGGAAAAAACATAAAAGAATATGACTATAAAGAATACCTAAATCTTTTTTCCGTAGTTTTTCAGGATTTTAAACTACTTGCCCTCCCTCTTGCCCAAAACATTTCGGGCGGAGAGGCCTACGATAAACTCAAGGTCTTGGAAGTTTTAAAAAATACCGGTCTCGATCTTTCTAAGTTTAAAAATGCGGAGGAAACTTATCTTTATAAAAACTTCGATGATGAAGGCGTAAACATTTCAGGCGGGGAGGGGCAGAAGATTGCAATAGCCCGAGCCCTTTATAAAGATGCTCCCCTTATAATCTTGGATGAACCTACCGCCGCCCTCGACCCCATTGCCGAAGCCGAAATTTATTCCAAATTCGACGGTCTTGTAAAAAACAAAACCTCCCTGTATATTTCGCACCGCCTTTCTTCCTGTAAGTTTTGTTCCCATATTTTGGTCTTTGACGCTGGTCTCATAGTTCAAGAAGGCAGCCACGAAGAACTTTTAGCGGAAGACGGCCTTTACAGCAAATTGTGGAACGCCCAAGCACAGTATTATCAAGATAAATCTTGA
- the metG gene encoding methionine--tRNA ligase, translating to MKRKLVTSALPYVNNFPHLGNLIQVLSADVFARFCRLKEYETLYICGTDEYGTATETKALEEKKTPQDLCAFYHAIHAEIYNWFNIAFDYFGRTSTPQQTEITQGIFNDLDKNGYITEHTIEQLYCPSCKRFLADRYVLGTCPSCSYDGARGDQCEHCGKLLDPTDLKEPRCSSCGASPEVRSTTHLYINLPKIVPEYEKWMPKTAEEGRWSNNALQMSKSWLRDGLQERAITRDLKWGIPVPKKGFEDKVFYVWFDAPIGYISITKCWADLAGKDWKAWWLDQNDVELFQFIGKDNIPFHTVIFPCSLIGSGKNWTKLFHMSGTEYLNYENGKFSKSKGVGVFGNDAKESGIPADMWRFYIFYNRPEKNDTQFTWKDFQERVNSELIGNLCNLVNRTATFVHRYYEGKIPQVDGAKSDREDIKSMVKSLRDAASASFKKITELSDWAELRDSFHEVFALSSVANKAFQDGEPWKRRETDPEYAEALMSELCYLIKDILILIHPYMPQYADQAAGFFGQKIWSGNVFDGKAPQFNKPEGVFLSWKNLGEREGLKTVENPVIIFKTLDNKVIDAYRERYSGSQKDRKKSEKDCSACKVGGSSKSDAASSAKPEVKLPPAELFSKKIALKTAKIISVERHPDADKLYIEKLDDGSGEERTILSGLVPFLKEDEILGKTVIIADNLKPRKMRGIESKGMLLAASWYDEEEKEHVELLQAPWAAPGTPVILEGDADSSDPEAVKAFYEQKPAAIDADTFFAAPILIEDYIPKIEGKKLLVAGKEMKLDKVKTGEAG from the coding sequence ATGAAACGAAAATTAGTAACCTCGGCTTTGCCCTATGTAAACAATTTTCCCCATTTGGGAAATTTAATTCAAGTATTATCCGCTGACGTATTTGCGCGTTTTTGCCGCTTAAAAGAATATGAAACCCTTTATATTTGCGGCACCGACGAATACGGAACCGCTACCGAGACAAAGGCTCTCGAAGAAAAAAAGACACCTCAAGATCTATGTGCATTCTATCATGCAATTCATGCTGAAATATACAATTGGTTTAATATTGCTTTCGACTATTTTGGAAGAACTTCTACACCGCAGCAGACCGAAATAACTCAGGGTATCTTTAATGACCTCGATAAAAACGGCTATATTACGGAGCACACTATAGAACAGCTTTACTGCCCATCCTGTAAGCGCTTTTTGGCCGACCGCTATGTATTGGGTACCTGCCCTTCATGTTCCTATGACGGAGCAAGGGGCGATCAGTGCGAGCATTGCGGAAAACTTTTAGATCCCACCGATTTAAAAGAACCCCGTTGCTCTTCTTGCGGGGCCTCTCCCGAAGTGCGCTCTACAACCCATCTTTATATAAACCTTCCCAAAATCGTACCGGAGTACGAAAAGTGGATGCCTAAAACGGCAGAGGAGGGAAGATGGTCAAACAATGCCCTTCAAATGTCAAAAAGCTGGCTTAGGGACGGCCTTCAAGAAAGGGCTATAACAAGGGACCTTAAATGGGGAATCCCCGTGCCCAAAAAAGGCTTTGAAGACAAGGTTTTTTATGTATGGTTCGATGCTCCAATCGGCTATATTTCGATAACAAAGTGCTGGGCAGACCTTGCCGGAAAGGATTGGAAGGCATGGTGGCTTGATCAAAATGATGTAGAGCTTTTTCAGTTTATCGGAAAAGACAATATTCCTTTCCATACGGTAATCTTCCCCTGTTCTCTCATAGGTTCCGGAAAAAATTGGACAAAACTCTTTCACATGTCAGGCACCGAGTATCTTAATTACGAGAACGGAAAATTCTCAAAGTCGAAAGGAGTGGGTGTTTTCGGAAACGATGCCAAAGAGTCGGGTATCCCTGCCGATATGTGGAGGTTCTACATCTTTTATAACCGCCCCGAAAAAAACGACACCCAGTTTACATGGAAGGATTTTCAGGAGAGGGTCAACAGCGAGCTTATCGGAAACCTCTGCAATCTTGTAAACAGGACTGCTACCTTTGTTCACCGCTATTATGAGGGCAAAATACCCCAGGTTGACGGGGCAAAATCGGATCGTGAAGACATAAAGAGCATGGTAAAATCTTTAAGAGATGCCGCCTCTGCAAGCTTCAAAAAAATAACGGAGCTTTCCGACTGGGCCGAGCTTAGAGATTCCTTCCATGAGGTCTTTGCCCTCTCTTCAGTTGCAAACAAGGCCTTTCAAGATGGAGAGCCTTGGAAGAGGCGCGAAACCGATCCTGAATATGCCGAAGCCCTTATGTCCGAGCTTTGCTATCTTATAAAGGATATTTTAATTTTGATTCATCCCTATATGCCCCAATACGCCGATCAGGCCGCAGGCTTTTTCGGTCAAAAGATTTGGTCAGGAAATGTTTTTGATGGTAAGGCCCCTCAATTTAATAAGCCGGAAGGAGTCTTCCTTTCATGGAAAAATTTAGGCGAAAGAGAAGGGCTTAAAACGGTAGAAAACCCCGTAATCATCTTTAAGACCCTCGACAACAAGGTCATCGATGCCTATCGCGAACGCTATTCGGGTAGTCAAAAGGACAGAAAAAAATCGGAAAAAGACTGTTCAGCTTGTAAGGTCGGCGGTTCTTCAAAGTCCGATGCTGCTTCTTCTGCAAAGCCGGAAGTTAAACTCCCTCCGGCCGAGCTTTTTTCAAAAAAGATTGCCTTAAAAACCGCCAAAATTATATCCGTCGAAAGGCATCCCGATGCAGACAAGCTTTACATCGAAAAGCTTGATGACGGCTCCGGCGAAGAAAGAACAATCCTTTCAGGTCTTGTACCCTTTTTGAAGGAAGATGAAATATTGGGAAAAACCGTCATAATTGCCGATAACCTAAAACCTCGGAAGATGCGCGGTATCGAATCGAAGGGTATGCTTTTGGCGGCAAGCTGGTATGATGAAGAAGAAAAAGAACATGTAGAGCTTCTTCAAGCCCCGTGGGCCGCTCCCGGAACGCCTGTAATTCTTGAAGGCGATGCCGATTCTTCCGACCCTGAGGCTGTAAAAGCCTTTTACGAACAAAAACCGGCAGCGATAGACGCAGATACCTTCTTTGCCGCTCCCATATTGATAGAAGATTATATTCCTAAAATTGAGGGTAAAAAACTCTTGGTTGCCGGAAAAGAAATGAAGCTTGACAAGGTAAAAACCGGAGAAGCAGGCTAG